Below is a window of Herminiimonas arsenicoxydans DNA.
CGGCGGCACTACCGGCACCGCCAAGGGGGCGATGCTCACGCATCGCAATATCGTCGCCAATATTCTGCAGAATGAAGCCTGGATCTGGCCGGTATTGCGCAAGGAGCCGCCGGACAAGACGCTGAATTTTGTCTGCGCGCTGCCGCTTTATCATATCTTCGCGTTGACGGCCTGCTGCATGCTGGGTACCCGGCTGGGCGTGATGAATATCCTGATCCCGAATCCGCGCGATATTCCCAGTCTCGTCAAGGAGCTGATGAAGTACAAGATCAACCTGTTGCCTGCAGTGAATACGCTGTACAACGGCTTGCTGAATAATCCCGATTTTGCAAAAGTCGATTTTTCCGAGCTCAAACTGTGTAACGGCGGTGGCATGGCCGTACAGCAGGTTGTCAATGATCGTTGGCGAGTAGTTACCGGATGCTCGATCATTGAAGGTTACGGCTTGTCCGAAACCTCGCCGGTAGCGACTTCGAACCCGGTTGAAACGACAGAATTTTCCGGCACGATAGGCTTGCCGGTACCGTCGACTGAAGTGATGATCCTTGACAGCAATGACAATGAAGTTGCACTCGGCTTGTCCGGCGAGATTGCGATACGCGGCCCGCAGGTAATGGCAGGTTACTGGAACAATCCTGCTGAAACGGCACAGGCGATGACGGCTGACGGATTTTTCAAGACCGGCGATATCGGCGTCATGGATGCGCGCGGTTACACGAGGATTGTCGATCGCAAGAAAGACATGATTCTGGTGTCCGGTTTCAATGTCTATCCGAGTGAAATTGAAAACGTGGTCGCCGGACATCCAGGCGTGCTGGAATGCGCCTGCATAGGCGTGCCGGATGAGCATACAGGTGAAGCGGTCAAACTGTTTGTCGTGCGCCGCGACCCTGCATTGACTGCAGAAGCCCTGATGGCCTTCTGCAAGGAACAATTTACCGGTTACAAGAAGCCGAAAATGATAGAGTTCCGAACGGAGTTGCCGAAATCGAATGTCGGCAAGATACTGCGGCGCGAATTGCGCGATGAAATCAAGACGACTTGAGCTTGAACTTCAGCGGCCAGTTCGCTGGCAGCGCGAAAGGCGCTGCATTGTCCCACTCTCGTTGTAATTATTTGTGTGGCAGGATCGGCGGCGGCAGGTGGCGCGGCTTGCGGTTGTCATCGGTGGCGACGTAGGTCAGGGTGGCTTCTGTCACTTTCACAATTTCTACTTCCAGGCGATTGCGTTCTGCGTAGCATTCCACGTTCACGGTGATCGAGGTATTGCCGACCTTGACAATTTCAGCGTAGATCGACAACAGGTCGCCGACGAATACCGGATGCTTGAATAAAAATGAATTCACTGCAATCGTGACAACACGACCGTTGGCGCGGCGGGTGGCGCATACGGCACCCGCCAGATCGACCTGCGCCATGATCCAGCCGCCGAATACGTCGCCATGCATATTGGAATCATGCGGCATCGGTACGACGCGCATTTGCGGGATTTTCCCTGCAGGCAGGTCTGTGTGGTGTTCGCTTGCCATTTTTTCTCCCAGTGGATAATTGAGGTGGTATTTTTCGAGCAGTATTGTTAACCGCTACAATCCCGAGACAGAAGCATAAACCATTTGAAAATTTCTCACCCATGCGCCGCTCTTCCGCTTCCTCCGAACCTGCTCCCTTATCATCCGGCAATCGTAATGACTGGGCTACGCTCAAGACGCTGATCCCGTATTTGTGGACGTACAAATGGCGCGTCGCCCTGGCGTTGCTGTTCCTGATCGCCGCCAAGTTTGCCAACGTCGGCGTGCCGCTGGTATTGAAACGCCTGATCGACGGTCTCACGATCGATCCAGCCAGCCCGCATGCGCTGCTGGTTTTGCCGGTTGGCATACTGTTCGCCTATGGCGCGCTACGCCTGTCGACTACCTTGTTTACTGAATTGCGCGAATACACTTTCGCGAAGGTCACGCAACGCGCCGTGCGCACGATTGCATTGCAGGTATTCCGCCATTTGCATGCCTTGTCGCTGCGCTTCCATTTGAATCGTCAGACCGGCGGCATGACGCGCGATATCGAGCGCGGCACGCGTGGCATTTCCTCGCTGGTTTCGTACACGCTGTTCAGCATTCTGCCGACACTGGTTGAAATCACACTGGTGCTGGGTTATCTGGTCCTGCATTACGACATCTGGTTTTCGATCATTACGGCGGTGGCGCTGGTCAGCTATATTGCATTCACCGTGGTGGTGACCGAATGGCGTACGCATTTCCGTCGCACGATGAACGATCTGGATTCAAAGGCGAATACCAAGGCGATTGATTCGCTGATTAATTACGAAACGGTTAAATATTTCGGTAATGAAGATTACGAAGCCAAACGCTATGACGAGGGCTTGAAGCGTTACGAAACGGCCGCCGTCAAATCGCAAACGTCCCTGTCGGTATTGAATACCGGGCAATCCAGCATCATCGCCGTTGCCGTCACGCTGATTCTTTGGCGCGCCACGCAGGGCGTGATCAGCGGGACGATGACGCTGGGCGATCTGGTGCTGGTGAATGCCTTCATGATCCAGTTGTATATCCCATTGAATTTTCTCGGCGTGATTTATCGCGAGATCAAGCAAAGCCTGGCTGATATGGAACGGCTTTTTTCCCTGCTCGATCAGCACAGGGAAATTGCCGACAAGCCGAATACGCAGGCACTGGTAGTGCAGGGTGCGGAAGTGAAATTTTCGCATGTCGGCTTCAGTTACGAAGCCAAGCGGCAGATTCTGTTCGATGTCGATTTCACGATTGCCGCCGGCACAACGACGGCAGTAGTCGGACATAGCGGCTCCGGCAAGTCGACGCTGTCGCGTTTGTTGTTTCGCTTCTATGATGTCAACGAAGGCGCGATTCTGATCGACGGACAGGATGTGCGTGATGTCACGCAGGCTTCGCTGCGCAATGCCATCGGTATCGTGCCGCAGGACACGGTGCTGTTCAACGATACGATTGAATACAACATCGCTTACGGTAAGCCGGGTGCAAGCAAGGACGATATTGTTGCGGCGGCGAAGTCGGCCTATATTCATGATTTCATTGAATCGCTGCCGGACGGTTATGCCACCATGGTCGGCGAACGCGGCCTGAAATTGTCCGGCGGTGAGAAGCAGCGGGTGGCGATTGCGCGTACCTTGCTCAAGCATCCGGCTATTTTAATTTTCGACGAAGCGACCTCGGCACTCGATTCAAAAGCAGAGCAGGCGATTCAGGCGCAGTTGAAAGAGATTGCGAAGGATAGAACGACGATGGTTATCGCCCACCGCTTGTCGACTATTGTGGATGCGGCGCAGATACTGGTGCTGGATCACGGTCGCATAGTCGAGCGCGGCACGCATGCGCAATTGCTGGCGGCAGATGGTGCCTATGCCCAGATGTGGGCGCGCCAGCAGGCGCGACAGGATGAATCGCCAGCCTCCCCAACTGACGACGATGCTGTCGCCGAGTCCTTGCTGCATGAGTTGCACACCGATATGCTACCTGACGCATAAAGCCCCGTGCGCCGATGCGCGGCGTACTGGTCGGGAAGCGCGGCGCTGAAATTTGTTTGGGTTTTCTGCTGGAACGCATCTCGCAAATTAATTGTTAGCAGGCCCCAAGGAACTCGCATTAAAAAGAGTTACTCTATCTGTCATTAATTACACGCAAGAATGCGACGTACAGGAATGCGTGCAGATGGTTGGCGCCAGCAGGATGCAATATGGCGCGGAACTTGAACTGCTTGCTGCGAGCCTTATTCATCACCTCACCGTATTCAAGGAGACATCATGAAATCGACCACGCTGCTGAAGACCCTGATCGGCGCTGCAATGATGAGCACGTTAATGACGGCAGCGCAGGCACAGGAGTTGAGCGGCACGCTGAAAAAAATCAAGGAAACAGGCGAGATCACAATCGGCTATCGCGAATCGTCGATTCCATTTTCCTTCCTGGATGACAAGCAGCAGCCGATAGGCTACGCGATGGATCTGTGCATGAAGATCGTGGGGACCGTCAAGGCGGATCTGAAACTGCCGGCGCTCAAGGTCAAGCTGCAACCCGTTACCTCCAGCAATCGCATACCCTTATTGAATAACGGCACCATCGATCTGGAGTGCGGCTCGACCACCAATTCGATTGCGCGGCAGGAACAGGTTGCATTCGGTCCGACCTACTTTGTGATCAATGTGACGGCAGCCGTCAAGAAATCATCCAACATCAATACCATCGCGCAGCTGGACGGCAAGACCGTATCGACGACATCGGGTACAACCTCCGTGCCCTTGTTGAAGGCATACAAGAAAGCCGGCAACGCGCAGGTGAAGGAAATCTACGGCAAGGATCATGCAGAGGCTTTCCTGTTGATGGCCGATGACAGGGCGGCCGCATTCGTGATGGACGACATCCTGCTGGCAGGACAGATCGCCAACGCCAAACGACCTGGAGACTACAAGATACTGCCGGAATCCCTGCGTCAGGAGCCATACAGCATGATGTTGCGCAAGGGCGATCCGCAGTTCAAGGCCCTGGTGGATAAATCGATCACTGCAGTCATGCAATCGGGCGAAATCGACAAGATCTACGCCAAATGGTTTACGACGCCGATTCCGCCCAAAGGCCTGAACCTGAATTTCCCGATGACGCCGGCGATCAAGGAAGCGTTCAAGCACCCGAACGACAAGGGTATCTGAACCGGGACGTCGCCATGAATGCAGCGAGGAGGGCGAGAGCATGAATCTTGGCATTTTCCTGGAGCAGGTTCCTGACGGTGACGGCACCTGGGGCTATATGCTGTTGTCAGGATTGGGCTGGACGCTGGCGGTCGCTTTCTTTGCGTGGATATTTGCGTTTGTGCTGGGCTCGCTGATCGGTATTGCGCGAACGACGGAAAAGCGCTGGCTGGTGGGTCTGGGCGGCGCCTACGTCGAATTGTTCCGCAACATTCCGCTGCTGGTGCAATTTTTCGTCTGGTACTTTGTGATTCCGGGTTTGGTCCCCGCCGTCAAGACCTGGGTCATCACGCTGGATCCGACGATACATCAATTCGTCACGGCCATCATCTGCCTCGGATTTTTTACCTCGTCGCGCATCGCCGAACAAGTGCGCTCCGGCATACAATCGCTGCCGCGCGGCCAGCGCAATGCAGGGTATGCGCTGGGATTGACGGGCATGCAAACCTATCGTTTCGTCTTGTTGCCGATGGCGTACCGGATCATCATCCCGCCGCTGACATCCGAGCTGATGAACCTGATCAAGAATACTGCTGTAGCGTATTCGATCGGCCTGGTTGAACTGTTTTTCCGCACGCGGGAAATGGGCGAGATGACCTTCCGTTACTTCGAAGCATTTGGTGCTGCGACCCTGATGTACGTGGTCATTGCCATGCTGGCCAATCGCGTGATGGCATTGGTGGAGCGACGCACTGCCGTGCCCGGATTGATTGCCGGAGGCAAGCATGGGTGATCTCGATTTTGATGTGATCAGTCGCACCTGGCCTTATCTTTTAAGCGGCCTCAAATACACGCTGCAACTGACATTAACGGCGGCAATCGGCGGCGTCCTGTTCGGTACGCTGCTGGCGCTGGCACGTCTGTCTTCATTCAAGTCGCTGGCATTCCTGGCCGCCGCCTACGTGAATTTGATGCGTTCGATTCCGCTGCTGCTGGTGATCTTCTGGTTTTATTTTCTGGTGCCGGTCGTACTGCAAACGATTACAGGATCGGAGCGGCCGGTGCAGTTGGGGGCTGATCGATCTGCCTACATTACCTTCATCATGTTCGAGGCGGCTTATTTTTGCGAGATTATGCGTGCCGGTATCCAGAGCATTTCAAAGGGACAGGTGAATGCCGCCTACGCGCTGGGTTTGTCTTATGCGCAAGCTATGCGGCTGGTCGTGCTGCCGCAAGCCTTCCGCAATATGCTGCCGATCCTGCTGACGCAAACCATCGTGCTGTTTCAGGATGTCTCGCTGGTGTCGCTGCTGAACGTGACTGATTTTGTCGGTGCCTCGGTCAAGATCGCGCAACGCGACAGTCGCGTGGTTGAAATGTATCTGTTTGTCGCCATCGTTTATTTCGTACTCAGCTTCGCACTGTCGAGCATGGTCAAGCAATTGCAAAAACGTATCGCCATCATTCGCTAGGGACAAGAACATGATTGAAATGAAAAATGTGAGCAAATGGTATGGCAGCTTTCAGGTCCTGAACGATTGCACGACGAGCGTTGCGAAGGGCGATGTGGTCGTGGTGTGCGGCCCATCCGGTTCGGGGAAATCGACATTGATAAAAACAGTCAACGGACTGGAGCCGTTTCAAAAAGGCAGCATTACGGTCGATGGCATTTCGGTCGGCGATCCGAAAACCAATCTGCCGGCCCTGCGCTCCCGCATAGGCATGGTGTTCCAGAATTTCGAGTTGTTCCCCCATCTTTCCATACGTGAAAATCTGACGCTGGGACAAATCAGGGTGCTGGGCCGTAGCGAAGAAGAAGCTGCCGAGCGCGGTCTGAAGTATCTTGATCGGGTAGGCCTGATTGCACAGAAAGACAAGTTTCCGGGGCAGCTATCCGGCGGTCAGCAACAGCGTGTGGCGATTGCCCGTGCCTTGGCGATGGACCCGATTGCGATGCTGTTCGACGAACCGACCTCGGCGCTCGATCCCGAAATGATCAATGAAGTGCTGGATGTCATGGTCGGTCTGGCGCAGGACGGCATGACGATGATGGTGGTCACGCATGAAATGGGATTTGCCAGAAAAGTGGCGAATCGCGTGATTTTCATGGATCAGGGAACGATAGTCGAAGATTGCACGAAAGACGAATTCTTCGGCACCGTGCGTTCGGATCGCGCGCGCGATTTTCTGGCGAAAATTATTCATTAGCTACTTCCTGGCGCGATCATCTTGTCTTGTTGCCACGACGAGGCATTTTCGCAATGCGAACGGGTAAAATAGCGGCAGTCCGAACAACGAGCTGCCATGATCATGAATTCTGCATCCACCCGACCTTCCAGCATCACCATCACGCGTCCTGACGATTGGCATCTGCACTTGCGCGATGGCGCGACGATTGCCTCCGTTCTGCCCGATACTGCGCGGCAATTTGCGCGCGCCATCGTGATGCCGAATCTCAAGCCGCCGGTGACCACGACGGCGCAAGCGGTCGCTTACCGCGAACGTATACTGGCGGCCTTGCCGGCCGGCATGCAGTTCGAGCCCTTGATGACCCTGTACCTGACCAACAATACGCCGCCGGAAGAAATCCAGCGTGCCAGGGACAGTGGCGTGGTGCATGCGGTCAAACTGTATCCGGCCGGTGCAACCACCAATTCCGATGCGGGCGTCAGCGATTTGTCCAAATGCTATAAAACGCTGGAGGCCATGCAAAAAATCGGCATGCCTTTTCTCGTGCATGGTGAAGTCACCGATCCGAATGTGGATATTTTTGATCGCGAAGCCGTGTTCATTGACCGCGTGATGCAACCGCTGCGTCGCGACATGCCTGAATTGAAAGTGGTTTTCGAACACATCACTACCAAAGATGCGGCGCAATACGTGGCCGAAGCGGACCGCCACGTCGCTGCGACGATCACCGCGCATCATTTGCTGTACAACCGCAATGAAATTTTCAAAGGCGGAATCCGTCCGCATTATTACTGCCTGCCGGTATTGAAACGTGAATTGCACAGGCAGGCGCTGGTGGCGGCAGCAACTTCCGGCAGCAACAAATTCTTCCTCGGCACCGATTCCGCGCCGCACCCGAAAGGCCTGAAAGAACACGCCTGTGGTTGTGCCGGTTGCTACACCGCCTTGCATGCGATGGAGTTGTACACGCAAGCCTTCGATCAGGCGGATGCGCTGGACAAACTGGAGCAGTTTGCCAGTTTCAACGGCCCGGATTTTTACAGTTTGCCGCGCAATACCGGCACCATTACCTTGCGACGTGAAGAGTGGCAAGTGCCGGGCGAGTTGCCCTTGGGCGAGACGACGCTGGTGCCATTGAATGGCGGAGAGACGATAGGCTGGAAGTTCGTTTGAGCATGTGTGCGGTCGAGCCATCTTTATCCGGCCGAACTGGAACGACAGCGATGATGGTTCGATGAAGCAGTCTTTTCTGGATGGCATTATCTGGTCCAGGCCGTGGCTTGCCAGTGTGCGCGCCACGGGCGAGGCAATCGCGCAGGCACCCGACTGGCGGCTGGAATTAAACCGCCGAGTAGCCGCGCTGGGTGTGCGCAATCATCGTGATTTGCCGATTCAATTCGTTGCGCAATCCGACTTGCCTGCGGGCCTGGCATATGAAGCCTTCATCAGCCAGACCGGCTGCGTGCCTACCCGCGACAATCTGCACGATTTTTTCAACGCGCTGGTATGGCTGACCTTCCCGCGCATCAAAGTCCAGTTGAACGCCTTGCAAGCCCGCGAGATCGAACGCGCCGCAGCGGAAAACACGACCAAACCACGCGGCAAGTTGCGCGATGCTGCCACCATATTCGATGAAAACGCCGTGCTGCTCCTGACCGCCAGAAGCGAACTGGTGCAAGCCTTGCGCGCGCATGAGTGGGAACAGGTATTCGTCAAACGACGGAACGACTTTGTTCAGGACTGCGAGGTTTTTCTATTCGGCCATGCCTTGATGGAAAAGCTGGTTGCACCGTACAAGGCGATTACCGGCCATGCGTGGATCGTGACACTGGATATGCCTGATGCCGCGCTGGCGGCTGCAGATACGGATGTGCGGCAGTGGATCGATATCACAGTCGCACGGCAACTGGCGCAAGGCTTGAGTACTGCGGATTTTTCACCCTTGCCGGTGCTGGGCGTGCCCGGCTGGTGGCCGGATCAGGACGATGCATTTTATCGGGACGTCAGCGTTTTCCGGCCCAAGCGGCGCAGCTTAACGTCGGATGTGTCTTGCCTGGAAAATATGCAAAAGTGATTTGCTCTTGAGGTCGCTGCATGACGGCAGTACGTTGGGAAAACCAGTCTTCCTCTCAAAAAAAATGCCTGCAATTAGCAGGCATTTTTTGTTTGGCACAAACATCGGGCCGCGGGTGACTACTTGATCAATCCAGTCAATCAAGCTTGATTCTGATTCCCACCAGCACCAGATTGTTGAGCAAGCCGCCGCGGCCGAACTGGGCATCGTAATTGGCGTACCAGCTCATCCGGCGGTTGATGGCAGTCGATATACCGACGCCGGTCCAGCCGGTATTGCGCGCCAAACCAATTCCCTGTACCGCAAAACTGCTGCCCGGTGCGGCGGCAAATGAGGCTTGAAAATCCAGCTTGCCGTCAGTCATCGCATGCTGCCAGGCGGCGTAGGTCTGCACCGTACTGCGACCGGCAAACCAAGTGACGTCAGACTCGGCACGCACACCCAGCTGCGCCATCCATTGGCGATAATTCTGACTGCCTGCGACCAAACCGAAGCTGCCGCCGCTCTCGGCAAAAGCACCGCGCTGCAAATGATCGTAGCTGATGCCGGCAAACGGCGTGACCAGGGTGTTGGGGGATGCTTTCATCGCGTATCCTGTTTCAGCGTAAGCCGACAGCATGCGGTCCGTATGCGAGGCTTGCAGGCTTTCGATTTCGGCCCCGGCCAGCGCTACGCGGTCGACGGTGCTCGACACCGTCGCCGCACCGATACGGCCAGCCACGTAGGCCTTGCTGTTGCCGGCAGTGTCGGCCGCCGGGATCGTATAACGCCCGTATAGGGAGACACTGACATCCTGGCCCTTGGCGGTGCCGCCAATGCGATCAAAGCTGGCCTTGCTGTCGGAGTATGACAATGCTGCGCCAGCGATCGCATGTTCGCCCAGCCGGGTATCGACGCCGAACTGCCCGCCCCACAGCCCGGTGTCGCCAGAGGCATAGCCGCTTTGCGCCAGTTTGCCGGAGGCGCCGAAAGTGGAGCCCCACAATCCTGTTTTTACTTGCTTGTCCTGACTGCCCAATAAGGCCATGCGATCGGACAGGGCGCGATTGACGGTCTGCGATTGCTGGAACGTCAATGCCTGCGATGAGGCATGAATCTGCCCGGAAAGGCTATCCAGCGCATCTCCCAGCGCTGCGATGCTGGCCGTCTGCTGCAGTGCTGCCGCACTGGTGAGCAAGGCGCTGCCGTTGGGATTGGCGGCTGCGGAAGCATCTGCAATCAGCATGGCCTGTTCGACATTGGCTGCGGTATTGGTACGGGTGGCATCGCCCGCAAACGCTTGCGCGGCAACGGAGGTGGTGGAGACGCGGCTGATGGTCAGATCGACATCCTTAACCGTATATGTAACCTTGGCCGTCAGCAACGGCGGGAAAGCGGTCCCTACCGTTTGAAAGCCGATATCGCCGAACTTGCCGGCGACCGTACCAGCGCTCAAGACGGTCTTTGGCGTGTTGCTGGCTTGCGCTGTAACATAGTTGTTGGCATTGCCGCTACCAGTCGGTACGGTCGCCACCAGATGCGAATTGCCCAGCGTTGCGGTGCCGCCGACCACCAGCGTTGAATTGATATCGTTTGCCAGGATCGACGCCGCCGAGCCCGTGTAATTGCCTGTAATCGTCAGGCCTGTACCGGTATTGCTCAGACGACCGCTATTGCTGACGTTGCCACCGATCTGGCCACCATCGCCGGACAGGTTGCCGGCTGCGTCGATTTGCACGCCGGAGCTGACCGATCCGGTGATATTGAGCGTACCGCCAGAAATCCGGCTGTTGCCGCTATAAGTATTACTGCCGGATAAGGTCAAGTTACCCGTGCCGTTTTTGATCAGCCCTGCATCGCCACCGATGTCATTGCTGAAGGTCGATGACATGCCATTAAAACTGACATTCACATTCGACCCCAGCGCCAGACTTTGCGCAAACAAGGCTGGGCCATTGATCGCCTTGCCGGCGTTCAGCAAGCCCCAGCCGTAGGTCGCTGTATCGCCCATGCTGGTAGCGGTGGATAAAATCGTTTGTCGTAACAAATCCGCATTCATCCACGGGTAAGCTTGTTGCACCAGTGCCAGTGCGCCGGTCACGACCGGCACTGCAAAGGAGGTGCCGTACACCCGGCCGCCGGCAGTGGGCGAGACAAAATCGCCGGGCGCTGCCAGGCACCAGTTGGCGGCGACGCCGCAGCGGTTGGCATAGCTGGAAATAACACCGGGCGTTGTATCCGCGCTGGAAAATCCCTGTCCGCCGCCGACCGCATTGACGGCCGTGACTGCCAGCCAGCCGGCTTGCAGACCCGGATACAGCGTCGGCAAGCCCGCCGTCATGCTGGGCTGGCTGCTGTAATCGTTGCCGGTCGCCCAGACGAACAATGAACCCTTGGAGACGAAAGGCTGGTAAATATTGTTATACGTTGCGGCATTGGATGGCGCGGCAATGGAGCCTACTGTAAGGGACTGGTTGAAAATCCGCACGCCACTGTTGTACAGACGATCATAGATGGCCGTATTGAGTTGCACGCCGTTAGTGCTGCTACCGGCAGCGATACCATGGATACGTACATCCGGTGCGATGCCGGTATTCGTGCCGCCCAATGCTTCCGCCACTTCGGTGCCATGCAGATTGCCGGTTCCGCTAGCGCCGACAAAACCTCCCAACGAATACACGTCTTTGCTAATGCGTCCCGCAAGCTCGGGAGCGGCGACGTTGAAATCGGTATCGACCACTCCGACTGTCACGCCGGCGCCGGTAATGCCGCGTGCATGCGCTGCGTCGGCGTTACTGAGATCGCTGGCGACATAGGAAGGGCCGCCATTGCCTGGATTTCGCGCACTCCCGCCACCGCCGCCACCGCAACCGGAAAGCACAGCCGAGATCGACATGGTGAGCAGGGAAAGCTGAAAAGGAATACGGGCTAAAGGGGTTCGGGAAGAAGTACGGAATGTGTGCTGGTTGCTCATGGCGATCTGTATGGTTGCAAGAGGGAGGCTGGTGCAAAACTCCACAACAAGGCAGGCACAGAATGACGGTTCGGCAGATAAGGCGATGGTGCGTTGATGGCGCAGCGAAGGTATTTTTCGCTGGCAAAAGAAATCAATCAAAAGAGATATGGCAGACCCTAGGCATCGTCTCTTTTTTCATGAATTGAAAGGCCGTTATTCTGTAGCAGGCGAATCATCAATGCAAAAACCAATCCGCCGACCAGAACTGCAAGCCTGACTTTGTTTGGATGCCGCCGATCATAAGGGGGTGGGGATGTCTTTTCCCGACAAAACCTTGTCAATATCCGCCAACATGCATGGAACTTGTTGGTAAGTTGTCGCATAGTAAATATATGCGATGACGTTCATGAAACACTGCTGACAGACAATTATCAGGGCATCAATATTGCACTCGGTATTACATTGTGGGGAGATGTGCCGATCAGCCAACTTTTGCTTGATGCAAGCGGATGATCGGTTGAAGAGGTGACCGGAAGTAAGTCGCAATGTATCTGCGTACCCGACAACGCAATCCAAAGCGTAGGGTGGAAAAGCAAAGCGCATTCCACCAAACCCACGTCTCGATACATCTCATTCGAAATGCCCTCCTTCGGAGGAAGACGCTGCGCTTTTCCTCCCTGAGTCAATTTGCCTGCACCACCCGACAGCACAAGCCAAACTGCCGTGCTTACGTCAGCTCAAGTCCGTCAGCGTTAGCGAAACTGTAATTAATAGTATGAAGAAGGGGATACTGGCGCCGTGGTTTAAACTTTATCGCCATGCAGGATGGAGTGACTGGCAATCTGCGAGTCAGGAGCTGGTTTGAGGGGTGATCGAGGTGAGTTTCGCATCATGGATGGCGCACTGCTAGCGTGACGCTGCATGCGACTCGAACAAGGGAATGCCGCGCAGGATCTTGTTTTGCATATCTTCTATGAATGCTTGCGGTCCGTAACCCAGGGTTTCGCCAGCCTGCTCGTAAAAGAAGGGCCTCCCGGTTTGGCGGCTGAAGTTCATCATCCATTCCAGCTCTGTCGCAGTCAGATCGCGTCCGCCATAGGCCAGCCGGTAAGCTGCGTGGCCGCGCCAGGTGGTTTTCACGATGATCACGCCCAGCTCGGTGGGTTTGAAGGAATCCGGAAAGGGGCTGTCGGAGTCGACCCAGCCGCAGGAAAACTGGCGGCAGGGAGAATCCGGTCGCGTTTCATAAATACTGCAACCGCCGTCGCGCACGAAATGGCAGCGCACGCCGGGTTTCATTTCATGTCCGTAGATCGTCGACGCCAGCCAGCCGTCGCAGCACGCAGTGCAATCCCCGCATGCACGTGGCGCATTGCTGGCAGCTTGCGGCTTGACGGGCGCTATCTGTATGACCTGGCCGCAGCATTTCTTGTATTTCTTGCCGCTGCCGCAAGGGCATGGATCGTTTCTACTGGGTTTCACTGCGCGAACTACCTTTCATGGCAAGGCGTCATTATGATGCGAGTACATTTTTTTTGCTGTATTGCCTGCAACGGC
It encodes the following:
- a CDS encoding Conserved hypothetical protein; putative serine protease (Evidence 4 : Homologs of previously reported genes of unknown function), translating into MSNQHTFRTSSRTPLARIPFQLSLLTMSISAVLSGCGGGGGGSARNPGNGGPSYVASDLSNADAAHARGITGAGVTVGVVDTDFNVAAPELAGRISKDVYSLGGFVGASGTGNLHGTEVAEALGGTNTGIAPDVRIHGIAAGSSTNGVQLNTAIYDRLYNSGVRIFNQSLTVGSIAAPSNAATYNNIYQPFVSKGSLFVWATGNDYSSQPSMTAGLPTLYPGLQAGWLAVTAVNAVGGGQGFSSADTTPGVISSYANRCGVAANWCLAAPGDFVSPTAGGRVYGTSFAVPVVTGALALVQQAYPWMNADLLRQTILSTATSMGDTATYGWGLLNAGKAINGPALFAQSLALGSNVNVSFNGMSSTFSNDIGGDAGLIKNGTGNLTLSGSNTYSGNSRISGGTLNITGSVSSGVQIDAAGNLSGDGGQIGGNVSNSGRLSNTGTGLTITGNYTGSAASILANDINSTLVVGGTATLGNSHLVATVPTGSGNANNYVTAQASNTPKTVLSAGTVAGKFGDIGFQTVGTAFPPLLTAKVTYTVKDVDLTISRVSTTSVAAQAFAGDATRTNTAANVEQAMLIADASAAANPNGSALLTSAAALQQTASIAALGDALDSLSGQIHASSQALTFQQSQTVNRALSDRMALLGSQDKQVKTGLWGSTFGASGKLAQSGYASGDTGLWGGQFGVDTRLGEHAIAGAALSYSDSKASFDRIGGTAKGQDVSVSLYGRYTIPAADTAGNSKAYVAGRIGAATVSSTVDRVALAGAEIESLQASHTDRMLSAYAETGYAMKASPNTLVTPFAGISYDHLQRGAFAESGGSFGLVAGSQNYRQWMAQLGVRAESDVTWFAGRSTVQTYAAWQHAMTDGKLDFQASFAAAPGSSFAVQGIGLARNTGWTGVGISTAINRRMSWYANYDAQFGRGGLLNNLVLVGIRIKLD
- a CDS encoding hypothetical protein (Evidence 5 : No homology to any previously reported sequences) is translated as MKPGVRCHFVRDGGCSIYETRPDSPCRQFSCGWVDSDSPFPDSFKPTELGVIIVKTTWRGHAAYRLAYGGRDLTATELEWMMNFSRQTGRPFFYEQAGETLGYGPQAFIEDMQNKILRGIPLFESHAASR
- a CDS encoding Hypothetical protein (Evidence 5 : No homology to any previously reported sequences), whose translation is MYRDVGLVECALLFHPTLWIALSGTQIHCDLLPVTSSTDHPLASSKSWLIGTSPHNVIPSAILMP
- a CDS encoding hypothetical protein (Evidence 5 : No homology to any previously reported sequences), which gives rise to MRQLTNKFHACWRILTRFCREKTSPPPYDRRHPNKVRLAVLVGGLVFALMIRLLQNNGLSIHEKRDDA